The region ACAGGCTTAAAAATGAGCAGGAGACAAACAGAAAAGCCCTTAGAATCAGAATGGAGATACCGGCAGTGTTGAGATATGGAAATGTGACTGTGGCTAGGGTcacaacaataaaagagcaggTTTCAAAACATGATGCAAGCTTTCTAATAAACTCTTAACCGATATTCTAATACTTCCAAATTAGAtgaatgtgcagcacaatcctaacttgctctggagcaggcacgCCAGCGGGATTGCGGTGCATCCAGTgtaagtttggggccagaagaggtgcaacctgaggcaagggaaaaacttaccccttaccctgtgttgtgctgcaCTGGGCCCAATGGGATCTGCACCATGAGGTGGCGCCGATTCGAGCAGAATGGAGAAGCCAGGGGCCTGGATTCGttatggggaggccagcacaactctttgtgctggcctccctgactcctaagtgagtgcaaacttgccttacagcatgttagTGACACCCCTGGGTCAACACAAGTGACTTGTActggcctaacctgggggttatgATTGAGCCCCAAGTTACACAAACATTCAAAACCAAGGTATCAAAAGTCAGGGTAAGATAGAACAGTTTAggtaagaaaaaaacaaatagcaAACATTCCAAGGTATCTTCCCATCCTGGTAACGATCTGATCTGGCAGGACTGTAGCAAAGTAAGAGAGCATAAATGCACACAAGATTATTCATTGCTGAATCCAATACCCATGCAATACCCTATGTATACTGTACATTTCCCCTTATTGACATAATTGAAGTTCAATGTAAACAGCCAACCTAAGTGGTTCATCAAGTCTCAAGGAGGCTACCATATGTGGCTGATGGGCTGTTTGTTAACTTGGTGGTTTGCATGTTGTGAAAGTCTGCTCCATGATATGGTTTGTGTGATTCAAAATCCCCTAGAGAAGGGGCTTGTGCGTAATCAGAACAGGGCTTTGTGTGTGTCCAAAATCTGGAAGTTTTGAGGCAGTCCTCAAAAAATTGTGACAGTCCAACAATGAGGATTGGTGAAAGGATACATGTGGCTAATTCTTATAGTTCTCTTGTCTTTGTCCATCCAAAGAGTTTTAACTGAAACAGAATCTCAAGATTTTAGTCTCAGCATCTTTCTAAACGCTGCTTTCATTTCTTTGTTCTGTAAACTGTATATGATGGGGTTGAGCAAGGGGGTGAGGATGCTGTACTGTATGGAAAGGATTGTATCTAAAATGACTGACGTCGCTGAGCTTGGCCGGAGATAACAAAAGTAACCTGTTCCGTAGAAGAGAATCACTACAGTGAGGTGAGAGCTGCAGGTAGAGAAAGCTTTATATCGGCCCTCTGTGGAGTTAATCTTCAGAATGGTGGAGATAATGTAAATATAGGACAGCACAGTGAGGAAGAGGGAGATCAACCCGACAGCCCCTCCAGAAAGGAAAAAtaacatttgattggtgagcgtGTCATTGCAGGATAGAGAGATGATTGAAGGGAGCTCACAACTGAAATGTCTGATAACATTGGAGCCACAAAATTGTAGCCTTAAGAGTGGTAATGTGTTTGTAAGTGCATAAAAGAATCCAATTATCCATGCAGTGGCCACAAGCTTGCGACAGAATGAGATATTCATTAATTCCATGTAATGCAATGGTTGGCATACGGCAGAATGTCTGTCATAAGCCATGGATGAGAGGATAAAGACTTCTGTAGTGGCTGAAAGCAAGATAAAGAATGACTGAGTGAAGCATTCACCAGCAGATATGGTCTTCTGCTTCTCAATGATGGTCTCCAGCATGCTTGGGACAGTGACCGATGAATAACACATATCCAGGAAAGAGAGGTGGCtcaagaagaagtacatgggactCTGGAGATGAGGGCTGGTTCTTACAGCCAGCATGATCATTCCATTCCCTACCAGGGTGAACAGATAAATCAACAAGAATAAGGAAAAGAGGAAAATCTGGAAGTGTAGATAATTTGAGAGTCCATGGAGAGAAAAGTAGTACTGAGCAGAGTGGTTCTCCACTGACAATCTTCAATATCTGTGAAATAATAACAGACAGGTGGGACATCAATATcctctgatttggtatccactgatttgacttaccactgatactgaggtctacctttaaatgccatGTAACAAGGaataaaagcaccaaaatccaatttgctaccttcacgctgttaaataattatactttcattccattagattccattatttactgcatttgtgactgaatgcagtataatgTCTATACCAAAGCATTCTGCGGtgacctgaaagtgggtctttaaagctatttttccactgatttagtatccattgatttttttttaatccaccaggGGTTCCAAAACGAGGCAGTGGATAACAAGGATAAAGAGTGGATTACGAGACGTAGCCTGTAGATATAGCTGAAAAAAATCTTAGGAAGAAACAAAGATGACTCATTTATGCAGGTTGAGATTTCTGTTTGAATTTGACCAGCCAAATTTCACCAAACTGAAATTTTGTGATGGATATGGAAGTTCCTGCACTGGCAAACACCCAAGAAAAACAAAGAGAACAAGAAATATCAATAAGACTACCCACATTTCTGAGTGGGTTCTTCTGGCTTAGACTGACAGAAAATGCCAACACAGTTAAACTTCCTTTGCCTCAACAAATGAAATACTGGTTGGTTTGTTGAGGATCCAAGCCTGGTAGCAATAACAAAACAATGCTCAACCTAGTGGGCTTGAAAAACTGGAATTTTAAAGGACATTTATGAACTTTCTGCTCTGGTGAAACAgcgggcagcccaatgctatccaacgctggcacagtggggctgctgggcccatgctgtatccagcattggattaaaagcaggtgggaggtctcctcggggtaagggaacatttgttcccttaacccatgtagcccccagcctgctcaataggATTTGGATCCGTGCCAGAtatttcgctggtgcagaactgagcagccctgtgtaataCCGGCAGGCCTGAGATAGGGGTTGGCATGTGGCGGAGGCCTGCtccactcctgggcctgaaccgccccttccctgcccccaaactgaATTTACTGccacttacttcccagtaaacacATATAAGAACAGGCTTCATGGatgcaggctacaatcctatccagacaTTCCTGGATAGGAACtatagtcccattgactataatgggacttatttcttagtagacatgcattggactgGGCTCTGAAAGCATGCCTTGTGAAGAAAAAGGTACCAGTTTTGCTCATCAGCATCTCCAGTACTAATACTTTTGGTTGCACATCTAAGGAAGACCTCTCCCTGGAGCTGTGGAGATTGCTCAAAGAGTTGACAGCACTGGGTTAGACGAACTAGTCTGACGAAGTAGACTAACTAGTAAGTTAGTTTCATATATTGCCATATATTCATATGAGGAGAGCTGACTCAGCTCCTGTTCTGTATCCTGCCCCTATTCAGTTATCCAGTTGTCCTTGGTCCCTTGTTGGGAATGTTCCTTGTGATTTTCCAACTGCTGAATAAGACAGTTTTAACATACAAAGCTGACTGTTTTGCCTCTTCATAATTATATGCAAAAGTGTATGTAAATTAAAATTCCAAATTAAAATCATAACATCTGAAAAACATTGCCTTATGGCTCATATAATTTCAGGGCTCCTTCTCCTCTGCCTTTTGCTAATGGTTAGAGTGCGACTTTATTCAATATCAGCATAATTAAACAGCAGTCAACTCACTTCTTTCCTACTTAAAGCATACGGGAAAAGAAAAGTGTCATTTTTTAATAATAGAATGGTTTTTAACAACACCAGTTAAATTCCTGGTGCAAACTAGGCCATTCTACCCAAGCTTTAGCTTTCTGAGAATGCGAGCTATATCTTTCTGTACAAGCTTGTACAATTTAAAATGATTCTCAGAGTTCTGAAAGTCATTCCGAGCTATATTTTACCGTTAGAGAAGACAAATCTGACTCACCTACCATGAAATCACTAACTTGAAATGTAATACGTCGATCTTAGAATTCAGAATTTTGCCATATAATTTGACAAAGGAAAATATGCCATTCACCCCAGTCTTCCTTCTTGGTCTGCAAAATTTCATATCAATCAGTGTCTCTTCTTTTAAATAAAGGGAAAGAACCTTAAAGACTCTAAAAATACTTAATTCTTGCTGACTGCTAGATCTGAAGTTCTGAAGACTTGCCTCCGATCATTGTGAATGtgttttattatatataattaagAGTCAGGTCTGTTTTGCAAAAGTATTTCAGCATGCTGGAAATTCTTAATTGCTCCTTTTAGGTTAACACTGAATAACATAGTCAGAAGGGACATAAAAGCAGACATTCCAACCCTCCTGGTACCAAAGAAGAAGCATTCACCCAGGGACTTCTCCCTagcccaggggtggccaaccattcaactttagggctcctggacctctaacaattgtgtagagcaggggtgcctaaaccccagccctggggccacttgtggtcctcgaggcctctcaatgcggccctccgggagctcccagtctccaatgagcttctggccctcctgagatttgttggagcccactctcacctgacgcaactgatctcagcatgagggtgactgtttgacctctcatgtgagctgtgagatgtacctccactgcttgctgtttcatgtctgtgatgcagcagcggcagcaaaggaaaggccagccttgctttgtgcaaggccatttataggccttgagctatcgcaagaccttcattcattcattcatataagttcatctttaatatattcatttatgtaaacctatgtaaatttattccaattttaaatgtaaattgattctttttttccacggcccccgacacagtgtcagagagctgatgtggccctcctgccaaaaactttgaacacccctggtgtagaggagggaatttcagtaggtgcagttTGTCACCTGCTGGAATTCCTACCTCTTCACAATTgtcaaaggtccaggagcccacAGAAAACCCTTGGCTCTGCAAGTTTGAAATAGGCTGTGGGTGGTGTTGACTGGCTGAAACTtcaaacccaatcctatccatcagtCCCCCACTGATGTAGTGGCCAAAAGAGTGATCACTggatcctatggtgggggggagggagtccaggaggtctcctctaggtaaggaacaatttgttcccttacctagaggagacctcctagactccccccccccactataggatCCAGTGGTCACCCTTTTGGCCACTACATCAGTGGGGGAGTAGTGACCATCAGGGGTGAACCTCAGTGGCACAGATGGGTGTACTTGAATAtgtactagctaaatagctggagcaggTCCTAGTGGACCCACACCATGGGATCAGATTCATGAAGGGGGATTTTATATTGGTGTTGCTGGCAGTGCTGAGCCTGCCCCCTctacacccccattccaccctcctgccacccctccctcctctcctgctgacttaccttcatTGGCGAGCAGTGGGAGAAGcactggggtgtgtgggggggaaggcctcatggatgggccagccctgtgtccaGTGGCCATGgccatggatgggccagccctgtgtcaGTCAGTCAGGCTCCATGTTTCCATACTGTGCCTCAGTTTTTTTCAGTTTGACATCAAGTTGGGAGATAAAACATtcaaggcagaaattcaacaggtgaaatgTTCCTCTATTGCACAGCTTAGAGTTGCACCTGATGAAagtctgcctaatgcctctgtgGATGGCACTGTGCTTCTCCAAGTGCCAAATACTATAAGTATATAAATGTCCAGCCATATTCCAGTGGTACCTATTAAGGCACTATTGCCATTGTGATTGAATATACATTCAAAACCATTCAGGCCTAAACAGGCACATCTTGCACTACAAATTTATAATGTACTTCAAGAAATGACACGATGTCTCACACCAAGTCCCCACTTAGCATTGGCAACACATGGGTTTGAGTCCCCTGGTGCAGGAAgtcagcacgtcacccccatgatggacctcctcccatgtagtgggcagaaAAATACCATGGGTAATGGGCGTGaagatgtaccattgccccatccctactggttttttggctataaattctgaaagaatagagatatttcaacatggttcatttcattgaattctgcatgaaattacgcactgactgatatataacatgatggtattattcaaaaatacgaagatttaaaaaatttgggtgagtagtggtgtcatcctccTCCCGTGTCCGTCATCTGGTAAAGCCCAcaccctctagcgatgccacttctGCTTCGGTCAGCATCGTACATGTCTTCTCAAGGAAACATCTGCATCCTGTTCATGAGAaattcaggccacaatcctaactaattttccaacactgacataagggcagtgcaactccgaggtaaggggacaaacattgccctaccttgaggaggcctccatgattgcccccaactaggggatgcagcacatgccccactggcacagctatgccagtgctggaaatttggttaggattgcaccctcactcaTTATTGCCTTTCACCCAGCACTTAGTCCTCCCATTGTGAGCCAGTCCTGACTGACCCTTAGCAAAGAGATCTTAGTGACAGTCAGGTATGGCAAGATGAAGAGTGTGAATAAAGAGGACAACTACTTCCTTTAGTAGCTAGTTGTTCCCattactgaaggcccaatcctaccgaaACCCACACATGGTGATGCAGAGACG is a window of Tiliqua scincoides isolate rTilSci1 chromosome 5, rTilSci1.hap2, whole genome shotgun sequence DNA encoding:
- the LOC136652824 gene encoding olfactory receptor 5A2-like, with protein sequence MYDADRSRSGIARGLSVENHSAQYYFSLHGLSNYLHFQIFLFSLFLLIYLFTLVGNGMIMLAVRTSPHLQSPMYFFLSHLSFLDMCYSSVTVPSMLETIIEKQKTISAGECFTQSFFILLSATTEVFILSSMAYDRHSAVCQPLHYMELMNISFCRKLVATAWIIGFFYALTNTLPLLRLQFCGSNVIRHFSCELPSIISLSCNDTLTNQMLFFLSGGAVGLISLFLTVLSYIYIISTILKINSTEGRYKAFSTCSSHLTVVILFYGTGYFCYLRPSSATSVILDTILSIQYSILTPLLNPIIYSLQNKEMKAAFRKMLRLKS